In one window of Brassica rapa cultivar Chiifu-401-42 chromosome A07, CAAS_Brap_v3.01, whole genome shotgun sequence DNA:
- the LOC103831557 gene encoding putative L-type lectin-domain containing receptor kinase V.1 has product MMFLLCLQLLFFPKNVVSDPNGGQFNFNGFLYAAGSAHLKSNGLFRLTNTTAQTAGQVFYNYPLRFKDSPNGTVFSFSTTFIFAIASHYGADNGHGLAFVLSPIRGLSNVDPTQYLGLFNSTNMGDPSNHIVAVELDTVQTAEFNDIDSNHVGIDINSVISEVASSAGYFNDDGTFVNLFLSSGDPMQVWIEYDSKQKQLNVTLHPLDVSKPKLPLLSLEKDLSPYLLECMYVGFSSSTGIRTASHYILGWTFKMNGTAPDIDTTHLPEVPRFDQPRDQSVKGVMAITLSLSGITMLIVLVLGLWLFLKRKKLLEVIEDWEVQFGPHRFAYKDLHTATKGFKDTELLGKGGFGKVFKGTLPVSNIEIAVKMVSHDSRQGMREFIAEIATIGRLRHSNLVRLLGYCRRKGELYLVYDCMPKGSLDKFLYHQQNGNLDWSERFKIIKDVASGLRYLHQQWMQVIIHRDIKPANILLDGNMNAKLGDFGLAKLCDHGIDPQTSYVAGTLGYISPELSRTGKASTSSDVFAFGVVMLEIACGRKPVLPRASESEMVLTDWVLECWENGDIMQVVDQRIGQEYIEEQVVLVLKLGLLCSHPVAAIRPNMSSVIQFLDSVAQLPHNLLELMSAQEINRGAQVSGEAADSPESSSVASLTFTESFVSHGR; this is encoded by the exons ATGATGTTCTTGTTGTGTTTGCAGCTGTTGTTCTTCCCCAAGAACGTAGTATCAGACCCAAATGGTGGACAGTTCAACTTCAACGGCTTCCTATACGCTGCAGGATCAGCCCATCTAAAAAGCAATGGCCTCTTCAGGCTTACCAACACTACCGCACAAACAGCTGGTCAAGTCTTCTACAACTACCCACTGAGGTTCAAGGATTCTCCAAACGGTAccgtcttctccttctccaccaCTTTCATCTTTGCCATAGCTTCACATTATGGAGCTGACAATGGCCATGGACTAGCCTTTGTCCTTTCTCCTATTAGAGGTTTATCAAACGTTGATCCCACACAGTATCTAGGACTCTTCAACTCAACCAACATGGGAGATCCATCAAATCACATAGTAGCTGTTGAGCTTGACACGGTCCAAACCGCTGAGTTTAATGACATTGATTCTAACCATGTTGGTATTGACATAAACAGCGTGATCTCAGAGGTAGCTTCTTCAGCAGGCTATTTCAATGATGATGGTACGTTCGTGAATCTCTTCCTCTCCAGTGGAGACCCTATGCAGGTTTGGATTGAGTATGACAGCAAACAGAAGCAGCTTAACGTCACACTTCATCCTCTTGATGTCTCTaagccaaagctcccactccTTTCTCTGGAGAAAGATCTTTCTCCTTATTTACTTGAGTGTATGTACGTTGGATTCTCTTCATCCACTGGTATAAGAACTGCTTCTCATTATATATTGGGGTGGACATTCAAGATGAATGGAACAGCTCCAGATATAGACACCACTCACCTTCCAGAGGTTCCTCGTTTTGATCAGCCAAGGGACCAAAGTGTAAAGGGGGTTATGGCTATTACTTTGAGCTTATCAGGCATCACTATGCTCATAGTCTTGGTTCTTGGCTTATGGCTTTTcttgaagaggaagaagctaTTAGAAGTTATTGAGGACTGGGAAGTACAATTTGGTCCTCATAGGTTTGCTTATAAAGATCTACACACTGCCACAAAGGGTTTTAAGGACACTGAGCTTCTCGGTAAAGGCGGGTTTGGGAAAGTCTTCAAGGGCACATTACCAGTTTCCAACATAGAGATTGCAGTGAAGATGGTTTCTCATGATTCAAGACAGGGAATGAGAGAGTTCATTGCTGAGATTGCAACCATTGGCCGGCTAAGACACTCTAACTTAGTTAGGCTTCTTGGATACTGTAGACGCAAAGGTGAACTCTACTTGGTGTATGATTGTATGCCCAAAGGAAGCCTTGATAAGTTTTTATACCACCAGCAGAATGGGAATCTTGATTGGTCAGAGAGGTTCAAGATCATTAAAGATGTAGCTTCTGGACTACGCTATTTGCATCAACAATGGATGCAGGTGATTATCCACAGGGATATTAAACCAGCCAACATCCTTCTTGATGGGAATATGAATGCAAAACTTGGTGACTTTGGTCTAGCTAAGCTTTGTGATCATGGGATTGATCCGCAGACATCTTATGTGGCAG GTACGTTAGGGTATATCTCACCTGAGCTTTCAAGAACTGGAAAGGCAAGTACAAGCTCAGATGTATTCGCATTTGGAGTGGTGATGCTAGAGATTGCCTGCGGACGAAAACCGGTGTTGCCACGAGCATCGGAAAGCGAGATGGTGCTGACTGATTGGGTGCTAGAGTGTTGGGAGAATGGAGATATAATGCAGGTTGTTGATCAAAGGATTGGGCAGGAGTACATTGAGGAGCAAGTGGTACTTGTTCTCAAACTAGGCTTGCTATGTTCACATCCAGTAGCAGCCATCAGACCGAACATGTCCAGCGTCATTCAGTTCCTGGACAGTGTAGCTCAACTTCCTCATAACTTGCTTGAACTTATGTCAGCTCAAGAAATCAATAGAGGTGCTCAAGTCTCAGGTGAAGCAGCTGATTCTCCTGAGTCTAGTTCGGTCGCTTCCTTGACCTTCACTGAATCCTTTGTCTCCCATGGACGGTAA